The genomic region AATCATCTGAGTAGAAATTCTCAAGAAAGGATTGAGACTGGTCATAGGATCCTGAAAAATCATGGAGATTTTGTTTCCGCGTATATTCCTGAGTTCTTTTTCGGGAAGTTTCAGCACATCCACGGTCTTGCCGGTTGTTTTGTCAGTGAAAAGCACTTTGCCCCCGACAATCTTTCCAGGCGGTGAAGGAATCAGTTTCATGATGGAAAGATTCGTTACGCTCTTTCCGCTTCCAGATTCTCCGACAAGCCCTAGGGTCTCTCCCTTGTGAATCTTGAATGAAACCCCATCTACAGCCTTGACGACTCCGGCATCAGTTCTAAAATAAGTCTGGAGCCCTTCTACATCAAGAATCATATCATTGTCATCATGTATTGCGTTTTTTTCTGGCATCTGCATATCTCCTACAGCTGGTTCTTGCTCTGGGGATCAAAGGCATCCCGTAGTCCATCACCAAGAAAATTCATGGCAAAGAGAAAGGCAGTCATTGCAATCGAAGGGAAAATCAATCTCCACGGATACAAAGTCATACTTGCAACGCCGTCACTGATCAGAGAGCCCCAAGAAGCATATGGAGCTTGTACGCCTAATCCAAGGAAAGACAAGAAAGATTCTTCCATTATGAATCCAGGAATACGCAAAGTTGAATATACTATAATGATCGAAAGGGAATTCGGAATCATATGGCGGAATATAATCCGCCAGGTCTTTGCGCCCATCGAACGGGCAGCCTCGACATATTCACTGTTCTTGAGGCTCATTATCTGCCCACGGACCATCCTGGCTATTGTGAGCCAGCTGACCAGTGCCAATGCCACAAACAGATTTATGATATTTCTTCCGAATACTGCCATGCAGATAATGACAATCAGCATATAAGGCAAACCGTACAGTACATCAACGATACGCATGATCAGGGAATCAACTCTCCCGCCACGGTATCCGGCCAAAGCTCCCAGTACTATACCTATAAAGACAGAACACAATGTCCCGACCAAACCTATAAGCATCGAAATCTGACCGCCATAGATGATACGGGCCAGCATGTCACGTCCACTGTAATCCGTTCCAAGCAAATAATGCCTGCTGTCTTTTTTTGAAGCCTGCACAGAAGCCACCACATTATCGGAAACCTTCATGTCCTCAGAAAAAGGAAATTGCACTTCTCCGGTTTTATTCTTAGCCTTGATATCTTTTGTGGCGACCCGGATACTTTGTGCTTTGATTTTTCCAATAAGATTCAGCTTGACCTTTTCGTCATATTCAGATCCCATTGATTTTCTCTCATTCTTGATCATGAGCTCCAAATCAGCATCTGAAGGCTTTGAATCCGTACCGTTCTGAGCCAAGACTTCATTTTCTATAAGACTGTGCATTTCCTGGTCCAGCTGCTTGTTAACCTTTTCCACGTCGATTCCAAGCATATCTGCATAGACTTGGGACAGTGTCTTGTTGTTAAGTTTTGTTACAGATTCTTTCTTACCATTCCGCGTCACATACATCTTGCTGACATCTATGAAAAGATCTGTATCAATTTTTTTCTGAAGACGATCGATTGCCTTCTGGTCACTGTCACTCCAATGGAAAGTACCGGCTGCAAGTTGGGCTTCACCCTGAGCATAGCATATATTCCAGACTTCATTGGTCTTGTTCATCTTGATCAGCGTCTTGATCTGCGCATTCAGCTCATCCCCAACTACCAACCTGCCGTCCTTCCAAGCCTGGAAAAACAGGTTGTTGAGTTTATCCTTCATCATGAGATCCCCAGCTGTCTTGTTCCATGATGGGGGCAGGTTCTGGTGATCAAGAATGATTTCATCATAGGGATGAATAGGAAGCAACGGTGCGGAAAGTGCCAGGCAAGCATAAATGATTACGACAAACATACCGATGACAGCCATTTTGTTTTTTTTGAGACGTTTCCATGCATCTTTTGCCAAGCTATTGCCAACCATGACCTGATCAAACTCATTGACTGCAACTTCTCGCTTATGCTTATCTTTCAATCTATGTAAAATTTTCTTCATTTTTCCATCTCCCCCGTTCAATAGGTAATCCGCGGGTCAAGCAGGGCATATACGATGTCCACAAGGAAATTCATGAAGACAAGGATAACCGAAAAGACGATGACAACACCGACAATCAGGGTGTAGTCCCTGTTGAAGGAACTTTGTACAAAGAACTTGCCTATGCCAGGAACTCGGAATACTTGTTCGATGACTATTGAGCCAGTTACAATACCTGCAAAAGCAGGCCCCAGGTAACTCACAATAGGGAGCATTGCACCTTTCATGGCATGTTTCATAATGATTGTCGAATTTTTCATTCCCTTGGCTTTTGCTGTCCGTATATAGTCACTTCTCAGCGTATCCAGCATAGAAGACCTTGTCAGGCGTGCAATAGTAGCAAAATAGGCGAATGATAGAGAAAGAGCGGGCAATACGATAGTAGAATATCCCTCCCCCGTCGTATACCAGCCCGAAGTAGGAAACCAATGGAGGTTCATCGCAAAAACCAGTTGCAACACAGGACCGATAACGAATAGAGGAACAGAAATTCCGATGACAGCCAGCCCCATCGTCAGGTAATCAATCCAAGAATTCTGGTACACAGCTGCCAAGACACCGAACAGGATACCGAATATAAGAGCAAGTACCATAGCAATAGAACCAAGAACAACAGAATTCGGCAATGAATGGCCAATGTAATAATTGACGTTATAGTCTTTATATTTATAGGAAGGACCCAAATCACCTCTCAATACATCGAACAGGTACCTCCCATATTGCTGGACAAGTGGTTCATTCAGGTGATACTTTGCTTCTATGTTTTCTTTTATGGTCTCTGGAAGTACTCGTTCACCATCAAAAGGGCCGCCAGGTGCAACCCTCACTATAAAAAAACTTAGGGTAATGATCACCAATAAGGTAGGAATCATTCCCAATAGACGACGTACAATATATTTTGCCATGCCTTCCTCTTTTAAAATACCGACTGACCAGACACCAAAGAACATATTGGAACCTGTTTGAGCATGGTTACTGATAATACAGGAAAATGACATTTTATGCAATATATATACATTTATTTATTGCAAAAGCATATAACTCCAATTTCACCTCTGCAGGACGGTCAAACAGATCAAAGACTGTACATATTCTCTGCATGTTTATGACATTATCATTCCTTAAAGATCCCTAAAACCAACATGCAGATCCATATCCCGAGGGCGGTCGACATATAAAGGCAAACCGGTAAAACTGCTGATTTTCGCTGCACAGCTTTCACTATGACCTGCACTCCTATGTTCTGCGACAGCTTCAATCAAAAGCAGTTCATCATCTGACAACCGTATGCCAAACTTCAGATAGGCACGATAGCGCCTATGTTTCCGATCTTCCTTTTTTTCCTTTTCATATGTTCCCTTGATGAAATGAGTAACTTCAAGGGTGTTTATTTCATCATAGGGAACAGAACGTCTGCTGACAAACGGGAATACCCCGAATCTGGCAACGACTTGTCGATTTCCATTGTCAAATAACCAGTCTTCCTTGTAAAGCAAACCAATCAGAGCTAAAAAATCCATGATAAAGGGAACAAGAAGATGATCGCTTGTACCTATGGACAGGTAGTAAACAAGGTAGTAACTCAGGTAGATAAAGAAAAATAAACACATTATATGGACAGAACGTCCACCTCTGTAACTAATGGTATTCCGTTTTTGTTTGATATGCATAGCTATATAGTTCCTTAAGTACCAATAATATGAATAATCAGACGCCTTTTCTCCAATTGCTGATTTTCATACTTGACTGAATCGTTATTACATCGTTTACTTATACTAACGTATCGTTTCATCTTATTGCAACGATAAAGGAAACATAGCAAACCAAGTATCAAGGAGATTACCTATGAAGAAGACATTGTCCATTGCTTTATGCCTGCTTCTGACGGCAACCGTCTTTATTTCCTGCGGGAAAAAAGCAGAGACGGCTACTACAGAAACAGCTACAAAGACAGAAACAACGGCTACGGCTGCTCCTACGACAACAGCACCTGCTGCTGCAACAACTACTACAACCACTGCCACTACTACAACCACTGCTCCCGCTGCTACGACAACAGCACCTGCTGCTCCAGCAAAAGAAAGCGAAGGCGTAGTATTCCGTATTTCAAATGGTGCAGAACCAGAATCTCTTGACCCGGCCCTGATCCAGGGTGTCCCGGAACACAGAATCTACGACGCACTCTTCGAAGGCCTGGTCGCACCCGACCCCAAGACCTCAAACGCCATCCCCGGCCTGGCAAAGAGCTGGGAATCCAATGCCGACGGCACGCAGTGGACATTCCATCTGAGAAAGACCACATGGTCTGACGGCACACCGATCACCGCAAAAGACGTAGTCTACTCATGGCTGCGAGAACTCGACCCGAAGACTGCAGCCCCGTATGCATGGTTCCCATGCATGTTCCTCAAGGGTGCTTCCGACTATAACAGCGGCAAGGCCGGTGCTGACACAGTCGGCATCAGGGCCCTTGACGACTACACCTTCCAGATGGACCTCATCGGACCTATTCCGTATGCCATCGATGCCCTTACCCATTATTCCTTTGCGGTCGTCCCGCAGCATGCCATCGAGAAGTACGGCGACAGCTGGACGACTCCCGAGAACTTCGTAGGCGACGGCCCGTACGTATTGAGCAAGAGGGTCGCACAGTCCTACATCGAATGCGTGCCGAACGAGAAGTACTGGGACAAGGACAACGTCAAGCTTGACAAGGTCATCTTCCAGTCCTCCGACGACGACAACACGAACTACAACATGTACATCAACGGCGAGACCGACTGGGTCACGACCGTACCGAATGACATGATCAGCAGTGCCTCCATGAGAGACGACTTCAGCAAGTACCCGCAGCTGGCAACCTACTACTACACGTTCAACTGTACCA from Spirochaetia bacterium harbors:
- a CDS encoding ABC transporter permease encodes the protein MIKNERKSMGSEYDEKVKLNLIGKIKAQSIRVATKDIKAKNKTGEVQFPFSEDMKVSDNVVASVQASKKDSRHYLLGTDYSGRDMLARIIYGGQISMLIGLVGTLCSVFIGIVLGALAGYRGGRVDSLIMRIVDVLYGLPYMLIVIICMAVFGRNIINLFVALALVSWLTIARMVRGQIMSLKNSEYVEAARSMGAKTWRIIFRHMIPNSLSIIIVYSTLRIPGFIMEESFLSFLGLGVQAPYASWGSLISDGVASMTLYPWRLIFPSIAMTAFLFAMNFLGDGLRDAFDPQSKNQL
- the oppB gene encoding oligopeptide ABC transporter permease OppB, with the protein product MAKYIVRRLLGMIPTLLVIITLSFFIVRVAPGGPFDGERVLPETIKENIEAKYHLNEPLVQQYGRYLFDVLRGDLGPSYKYKDYNVNYYIGHSLPNSVVLGSIAMVLALIFGILFGVLAAVYQNSWIDYLTMGLAVIGISVPLFVIGPVLQLVFAMNLHWFPTSGWYTTGEGYSTIVLPALSLSFAYFATIARLTRSSMLDTLRSDYIRTAKAKGMKNSTIIMKHAMKGAMLPIVSYLGPAFAGIVTGSIVIEQVFRVPGIGKFFVQSSFNRDYTLIVGVVIVFSVILVFMNFLVDIVYALLDPRITY
- a CDS encoding peptide ABC transporter substrate-binding protein codes for the protein MKKTLSIALCLLLTATVFISCGKKAETATTETATKTETTATAAPTTTAPAAATTTTTTATTTTTAPAATTTAPAAPAKESEGVVFRISNGAEPESLDPALIQGVPEHRIYDALFEGLVAPDPKTSNAIPGLAKSWESNADGTQWTFHLRKTTWSDGTPITAKDVVYSWLRELDPKTAAPYAWFPCMFLKGASDYNSGKAGADTVGIRALDDYTFQMDLIGPIPYAIDALTHYSFAVVPQHAIEKYGDSWTTPENFVGDGPYVLSKRVAQSYIECVPNEKYWDKDNVKLDKVIFQSSDDDNTNYNMYINGETDWVTTVPNDMISSASMRDDFSKYPQLATYYYTFNCTKAPFNDARVRKAFSLAVDRQALVDGVTKGGQIPAYGMVPPLSGYDKMATPYDSQDDANAAAQDLLSQAGYPNGTGIGPITILYNTNASHKAIAEFIQQEWKNNLGVDVTLENEEWSTYLSDRNAGNFQVARAGWVGDYQDPNTFLDMFITGAGMNGGKYSNETYDTLVSEAATLPAGEDRLGVLKTAEDILVNEDSAVMPLYYYVTLNMIDTSKWGGWYPNTMDIHPVKDIYLKK